A region of Verrucomicrobiia bacterium DNA encodes the following proteins:
- a CDS encoding archaeosortase/exosortase family protein: MSRGLRLLAVSTAGLVLCFASPLFGLVKLALHSELYSHILLIPFVSLYLVWTMGILNFDLRFLIFSKAKGEPPGRSPQSEIRNQKSKILLPLAAGLLSIGAYLVLGSRMHLAPVDSLSWTVFSFFLLFVAACCFCLDRQTLRALAFPIGFLVFITPFPGVVTDALEAFLQHRSADAAELLFGLVGTPLLRHDVAFQLPGFSLQVAPECSGIRSTLVLFITSLVAGQLFLRTPWKRALFALLVVPLGIFRNAFRIVTIGELCVHLDPSYIDSPIHHRGGPVFFVISMVPFLLLLWYLRRTDMKGESGKMKAEN; encoded by the coding sequence ATGTCTCGTGGTCTGCGCCTTTTGGCGGTTTCCACCGCTGGGCTTGTCCTGTGCTTCGCGAGCCCGCTGTTTGGCCTCGTCAAGCTAGCCCTCCACAGCGAACTCTATTCCCACATCCTGTTAATCCCCTTCGTCAGCCTGTACTTGGTCTGGACCATGGGAATTTTGAATTTTGATTTGCGATTTTTGATTTTTTCCAAAGCAAAAGGCGAGCCGCCTGGCCGTTCACCCCAATCAGAAATCAGAAATCAGAAATCAAAAATCCTTTTGCCCCTCGCAGCCGGCCTACTCTCCATCGGCGCTTATTTGGTCCTGGGCTCACGGATGCATCTCGCGCCGGTGGATTCCCTGTCCTGGACGGTATTTTCATTTTTCCTGCTGTTTGTTGCGGCGTGTTGTTTTTGTTTGGATAGGCAAACCCTGCGCGCGTTGGCATTTCCAATCGGGTTCCTGGTGTTCATCACGCCGTTTCCGGGCGTAGTTACCGACGCGCTTGAAGCGTTCCTGCAGCATCGCTCGGCGGATGCCGCCGAGTTGCTCTTCGGCCTGGTGGGGACGCCCTTGCTCCGGCACGACGTGGCCTTTCAACTACCGGGGTTCAGCCTCCAGGTGGCGCCCGAGTGCAGCGGGATACGGTCCACGCTGGTCCTGTTCATCACCAGCCTGGTGGCCGGCCAGCTTTTTTTAAGGACACCATGGAAACGCGCCCTGTTTGCCTTGCTTGTTGTGCCCCTGGGCATTTTCCGGAATGCATTTCGGATTGTTACCATTGGTGAGCTGTGTGTTCACCTGGACCCCAGCTATATCGATTCGCCGATACATCACCGGGGCGGGCCGGTGTTCTTTGTTATTTCCATGGTTCCCTTCCTTTTGTTACTGTGGTATTTGCGCAGAACGGATATGAAGGGGGAAAGCGGAAAAATGAAAGCAGAAAACTGA
- a CDS encoding tetratricopeptide repeat protein: MKRERDEMRGYAAGGTGAGVRPARRLVRAGVLLVCAAALLCASGCTKEAKKIRYLSRGNSDFTAGQYEKAEIEYLKVLQVAPANPTAISRLGLIYYEQGRLPQALLFLKRAAEMVPDDSYVRLKLCMAELSVRQVKDARQDAERVLQKQHGQEDALSVLADTTFTPKEVQDTTQEIEKLRQQDKDRPGYHLALGALQMRRGNLTNGLIEFRKALELDPKSAAAHTAIGAIYWMSNDLAGADQELKTAADLSPQRSARRLKYADFKLKTGSVEDAKKILEDITRNAPDYLPAWNYLAQVAFAQRKFDDCAALLQKVLTKDSINYDAVLLDANVKLNKNQVPEAIAELARLSKVYARSPEVQFRLAQAYLLNGDESKGEGALKQALALDPNFPDAILAVADRSIRKGDPVSAELSLEQLIKRRPDLAQAHLLLAAAYASQRNLDQALAVYRRMQSLFPKSAQVPYFIANVLAAENKRQDARQACMQSLELAPDFLPPLEKLVDLDIADKKPEAALERINAQIERRPAIPELQLLLAKVYLSQTNFTQAEATLLKAVQMAPDLRTSYLLLAQLYVSSGKAQQALDKLNAFVVRTNDVPALMQIGMIQESLTNYSAARTAYEKLLTVNPRFAAALNNLAYLYCEQFNELDKAVGLAEQARQLFPADPSVADTLGWIVYRKGDYLRALSLLTQASSALPEETEIECHLGMVRYQLGQEGPARLALQHALEGKKDFPGKDEARRRLAILAIDPQSADPAAQALLEKRIAADPTDPIALERLAAVYNRKGELENAAKAYLQALAQNPKNIYVLTNLAQLYSAPGRLNDAQKALDYAKDAHGAAPDDAVISQILGHLVCQSGDYKWASSLLQDAALSSPDQPAVLYDLGRAYYGLGQLSSAESAMQQALKAAPQFPQAEAARRFLTLVGLYRGGAAAETPAPQLAEVSSPSDANYIPALMVNSLLQRQKGNYQDAKKTLEQVLGLNPLFVPATRDLAILCFDHFPDDPRVSDLATKARVAFPDDPDLAKVLGVLAYRRADYAAANRFLKQSLRTRQDDAELFYYLGMAQYQLKAKTESKASLQQALALNIPSKLAVDAKRVLAEMK, encoded by the coding sequence ATGAAACGAGAGAGAGACGAAATGAGAGGATATGCGGCTGGCGGGACCGGCGCGGGTGTGCGACCGGCCCGGAGGCTCGTGAGAGCGGGGGTGTTGCTGGTGTGCGCGGCGGCTCTGCTATGCGCCAGCGGCTGCACCAAAGAGGCCAAGAAAATCCGATACCTCAGCCGCGGCAACTCGGATTTCACGGCCGGCCAGTACGAAAAGGCGGAGATTGAATACCTTAAGGTGCTGCAGGTGGCGCCGGCAAACCCCACCGCTATCTCCCGGTTAGGTTTGATTTACTACGAGCAGGGCCGACTGCCCCAGGCCCTTCTTTTCCTGAAAAGGGCTGCGGAGATGGTTCCAGACGATTCCTATGTCCGGCTTAAGCTTTGCATGGCCGAACTCTCTGTGCGCCAGGTCAAAGATGCGCGCCAGGACGCCGAGCGAGTTCTCCAAAAGCAACACGGCCAGGAGGACGCCCTGTCCGTTCTCGCCGACACCACCTTCACGCCGAAGGAGGTGCAGGATACCACCCAGGAAATCGAGAAACTGCGGCAACAGGACAAAGACCGGCCCGGCTACCATTTGGCGCTGGGGGCATTGCAGATGCGCCGAGGGAATCTCACCAACGGCCTCATCGAATTCAGGAAAGCGCTCGAATTGGACCCCAAATCGGCCGCAGCCCATACGGCCATTGGCGCCATTTACTGGATGAGCAACGACCTTGCCGGCGCCGACCAGGAGTTGAAAACGGCCGCCGACCTTTCCCCACAGCGTTCTGCGAGGCGATTGAAATACGCCGATTTCAAACTCAAGACCGGCTCGGTTGAGGATGCCAAAAAGATTCTGGAAGACATCACTCGCAACGCCCCGGATTATTTGCCGGCCTGGAATTACCTCGCACAGGTGGCCTTTGCTCAACGGAAATTCGACGACTGCGCCGCGCTGCTGCAAAAGGTGCTGACCAAGGACAGCATCAACTACGATGCGGTGTTGCTCGACGCGAATGTTAAACTGAACAAAAACCAGGTCCCAGAGGCGATTGCCGAGCTTGCCCGGCTGAGCAAAGTTTATGCGCGTTCTCCCGAGGTACAGTTTCGTCTTGCCCAGGCGTATCTTCTGAATGGCGATGAGTCGAAGGGGGAAGGTGCGCTTAAGCAGGCGCTGGCGCTGGACCCAAATTTCCCCGATGCGATTCTGGCGGTGGCCGACCGGTCCATACGGAAAGGGGACCCGGTTTCTGCCGAGCTTTCGCTCGAACAACTGATCAAGCGGCGTCCGGATTTGGCCCAAGCCCATTTATTGCTGGCCGCGGCTTATGCGAGCCAGAGGAATCTCGACCAGGCCCTGGCTGTGTATCGCCGGATGCAGTCGCTTTTTCCGAAGAGCGCGCAGGTGCCTTATTTCATCGCGAATGTTCTGGCTGCCGAGAACAAGCGCCAGGACGCGCGCCAGGCCTGCATGCAATCGTTGGAGCTCGCCCCAGATTTCCTGCCGCCGCTCGAAAAACTTGTTGACCTCGACATTGCCGACAAAAAGCCCGAAGCGGCTCTGGAGCGAATTAATGCGCAAATCGAGCGGCGTCCGGCGATTCCTGAGCTGCAGCTCCTGCTGGCCAAGGTTTACCTGAGCCAAACCAATTTTACGCAGGCAGAGGCGACTTTGCTCAAAGCCGTGCAGATGGCCCCTGACCTGCGCACCTCCTATTTGCTTCTTGCGCAGCTTTACGTGAGCTCCGGCAAAGCCCAGCAGGCTCTCGATAAACTCAACGCGTTTGTCGTCCGCACCAATGACGTGCCGGCCTTGATGCAGATTGGCATGATTCAGGAGAGCCTGACCAATTACAGTGCTGCCCGGACGGCATACGAAAAACTGCTGACCGTTAATCCCCGTTTTGCCGCCGCGCTCAACAACCTGGCTTATCTATACTGCGAACAATTCAATGAGCTTGACAAAGCGGTTGGGCTGGCCGAACAGGCGCGCCAATTATTCCCTGCGGACCCCTCGGTCGCCGATACCCTGGGCTGGATTGTCTATCGCAAGGGCGACTATCTCAGGGCGCTCTCACTCCTGACGCAGGCATCCAGCGCGTTACCGGAGGAGACGGAAATAGAGTGTCACCTCGGCATGGTCCGATACCAACTTGGCCAGGAAGGACCCGCCCGCCTGGCGCTGCAACACGCTTTGGAAGGCAAGAAGGATTTCCCGGGCAAGGACGAGGCTCGGCGCCGGCTGGCCATACTGGCGATTGATCCGCAATCGGCGGACCCGGCTGCGCAAGCGCTGCTTGAAAAGCGCATTGCCGCTGACCCGACCGACCCGATCGCCCTTGAGCGCCTGGCCGCTGTCTATAATCGAAAAGGCGAACTGGAAAATGCCGCGAAGGCCTACCTTCAGGCTCTGGCCCAGAATCCCAAGAACATCTACGTGCTGACGAATCTGGCTCAGCTTTATTCCGCTCCTGGGCGGTTGAATGATGCGCAAAAGGCGCTTGACTATGCGAAAGACGCCCATGGCGCGGCGCCCGATGACGCTGTCATTTCCCAGATTCTGGGGCATTTGGTCTGTCAATCGGGCGATTACAAGTGGGCCTCGAGCCTGCTCCAGGATGCCGCGCTCAGCTCGCCTGATCAACCGGCAGTCCTTTATGACCTTGGGCGCGCCTACTACGGTCTTGGGCAGCTATCTTCTGCTGAAAGCGCCATGCAACAAGCGCTCAAGGCAGCGCCACAATTCCCGCAAGCGGAGGCTGCGCGGCGTTTCCTGACGTTGGTTGGGTTGTATCGCGGGGGAGCGGCAGCCGAGACGCCGGCCCCGCAGTTGGCTGAGGTCTCGTCGCCCTCTGATGCCAACTACATTCCCGCGCTCATGGTGAATTCTCTCTTGCAGCGGCAAAAAGGGAATTACCAGGACGCCAAGAAAACGCTTGAACAAGTGCTGGGCCTGAACCCGCTGTTCGTCCCCGCCACCCGGGACCTCGCCATTCTTTGCTTCGACCACTTCCCGGACGACCCGAGGGTCTCGGACCTCGCCACGAAGGCCCGAGTGGCCTTCCCCGATGACCCTGACCTGGCAAAGGTTTTGGGGGTGCTGGCGTACCGCCGCGCTGATTACGCAGCCGCGAACCGCTTTCTTAAGCAGAGCCTCCGGACCCGCCAGGACGATGCCGAGCTTTTCTATTACCTGGGAATGGCTCAATACCAACTGAAAGCCAAAACGGAGAGCAAGGCGAGCCTGCAGCAGGCGCTGGCGCTGAATATCCCGTCGAAGCTGGCGGTGGACGCGAAGAGGGTGCTGGCGGAGATGAAGTGA
- a CDS encoding formylglycine-generating enzyme family protein, with protein MKTRCSILVRLTSIVFLALWAVAPLASAQSRPSLGLRFFAGQPTVALSGQVGTVYSIQYSTGLSPTNQWVDRTLLQVQGVSNVWTDPSVPSAGQRFYRAVPVPAAADTNLVFIQPGTFTMGSPTNEALRNPDETQHVVTISRGFWMEKYLVTQGDYLAVVGNNPSYFASANGFPDDLARPVEQVSWYDATNYCGIRTQHERAAGLIPTNYVYRLPTESEWEYAARAGTTTAFYLGSGLNSGQANFDGQYEYDASAGDIFNPSGIHLQMTTLVGSYAANGWGMYDMIGNLWEWCQDRYGAYPAGAVIDPQPVTGSNRLLRGGSWNIYGLFCRSAQRNGGTPAGAFNRGIGFRVGLAPGQP; from the coding sequence ATGAAGACACGATGCTCAATACTCGTTCGATTGACCTCCATCGTGTTCCTGGCTCTTTGGGCAGTAGCGCCACTGGCTTCTGCTCAATCCCGGCCAAGTCTTGGGCTGCGATTTTTCGCCGGCCAGCCGACTGTGGCCCTGAGCGGACAGGTGGGGACGGTCTATTCGATTCAATACTCCACCGGCCTTTCCCCCACGAACCAGTGGGTGGACCGGACGCTGCTGCAAGTACAGGGTGTCAGCAATGTTTGGACTGATCCGTCGGTGCCTTCGGCGGGGCAACGATTTTATCGTGCCGTACCCGTTCCCGCAGCGGCGGACACCAACCTGGTGTTCATCCAGCCGGGAACGTTCACGATGGGCAGCCCGACCAACGAGGCTTTACGAAATCCGGATGAGACCCAGCACGTCGTGACAATTAGCCGGGGGTTTTGGATGGAAAAATATCTGGTAACGCAGGGCGACTACCTCGCGGTAGTGGGGAACAACCCAAGCTACTTTGCGTCCGCGAACGGATTTCCCGATGACCTGGCTCGTCCTGTGGAGCAAGTGAGTTGGTATGATGCGACCAATTATTGCGGCATTCGGACGCAGCACGAGCGGGCGGCGGGGCTGATTCCAACGAATTATGTGTATCGGTTGCCGACGGAATCGGAGTGGGAGTACGCGGCCCGGGCGGGGACCACGACGGCCTTTTATCTGGGAAGCGGGTTAAATTCCGGACAGGCAAACTTCGACGGCCAATACGAATATGATGCCTCGGCGGGGGACATCTTTAATCCGAGCGGAATCCACCTTCAAATGACTACTCTGGTGGGGAGCTACGCAGCGAATGGGTGGGGAATGTATGACATGATCGGGAACCTGTGGGAGTGGTGTCAGGACCGGTATGGCGCGTATCCCGCCGGCGCTGTGATCGATCCGCAGCCTGTTACGGGCTCGAACCGGCTGCTCCGTGGCGGCTCTTGGAACATTTACGGGCTCTTCTGCCGGTCGGCGCAGCGCAACGGCGGCACCCCTGCTGGGGCGTTCAACCGCGGCATCGGTTTTCGGGTGGGGCTGGCCCCAGGTCAGCCGTGA
- a CDS encoding VPDSG-CTERM sorting domain-containing protein translates to MALGLAGTLQANQITGGLHMTGVATLDNADLGSATQATAFAGVTTQPLTASGSYFGILQDTVTFKPFSWNPSSAPINTLWSFADAGTGWTYTFDLATLSVASQSSSFLNITGDGTLNITGSGSPYTATSGSWSFTISNPGGASNPTFNFGFDSANNALPDGGTTVLLLGAALSGLALIRRKLA, encoded by the coding sequence ATGGCGCTGGGTCTTGCTGGCACCTTGCAGGCGAATCAGATAACTGGTGGGCTGCACATGACAGGCGTGGCTACCCTTGATAACGCGGACCTAGGGTCTGCTACGCAAGCCACAGCGTTCGCAGGAGTAACAACGCAGCCCCTGACGGCCTCCGGTTCCTATTTTGGAATACTCCAGGACACCGTCACATTCAAGCCGTTCTCCTGGAATCCATCCTCCGCTCCTATCAACACGCTGTGGAGTTTTGCAGATGCCGGAACAGGATGGACCTACACCTTTGACTTGGCTACTTTGAGTGTGGCGAGCCAGAGCAGTTCGTTCCTCAATATCACAGGTGACGGCACGCTGAACATTACGGGTAGTGGCTCTCCATATACTGCTACTAGTGGCAGTTGGTCGTTCACCATCTCCAACCCCGGCGGCGCCTCGAACCCTACGTTTAATTTTGGGTTTGATTCAGCCAATAACGCACTTCCCGATGGTGGCACCACCGTGCTGCTCCTCGGCGCCGCCCTCTCGGGCCTTGCGCTGATTCGCCGGAAGCTCGCCTAA
- the prsK gene encoding XrtA/PEP-CTERM system histidine kinase PrsK, whose product MNLPVILAWGGAVLAGGIGLASVLKAGRSVARWSFAAGMAVLAAESVFSGLGAKAGLPGDVAYWEDWRAIAMSFLPGVWLVFSLSYGRGNSQEFLRKWVVWLAVAFVAPIGLVVVFDEELLALVARSDAGQGWLLRLTTPGLALEFFVLVSAILVLMNLERTYRAAVGTMRWRIKFMVIGLGILFAVRAYTSSQALLFRSIDLSLQGVNSAALLMACLLIIRSLFRAGHFEVSVYPSQSVLQNSFTVLIAGVYLMIVGVLAKLVAFLGGAASFELKAFLILVLVVLLTVALLSDRVRLHTKRFISRHFQRPLYDYRTVWRTFTEGTARRVEQGELCGAVVKLVSDIFQALSVSVWLVDERKEKLVFAASTSLSQAKAGHVTLEAADAADVIGALSKQPEPVDIDESKEIWAAALRRAHPEEFPTKGGNRVCVPLLAGGELLGVLMLGDRVGGISFLVQDLDLLKSVSDQAAAGLLNIQLSQRLSQAKQLEAFQAMSAFFVHDLKNTASTLSLMLQNLPVHYQDPAFREDALRGISKTVAHINDVISRLTVLRHELGVQAVECDLNELVEETLKTQEQAAGVQLVKELRPLPNVRVDPAQIQKVITNLVLNAREAVPAGGRVKVETSQRNGWVVLSVADNGCGMPAEFVRNSLFRPFQTTKKKGIGIGMFHCKMIVEAHRGRIEVESEVGKGTEFRVMLPVDHQSGKQKAEKKMEGWGF is encoded by the coding sequence ATGAACCTTCCTGTCATATTGGCGTGGGGCGGCGCGGTGCTGGCTGGGGGGATTGGGCTGGCAAGCGTCTTGAAGGCCGGGCGTTCGGTTGCGCGCTGGTCGTTTGCGGCGGGGATGGCGGTGCTGGCGGCTGAGAGCGTGTTTTCAGGGCTCGGTGCGAAGGCGGGGTTGCCTGGGGATGTTGCGTATTGGGAGGATTGGCGGGCCATAGCGATGTCCTTTTTGCCTGGGGTGTGGCTGGTGTTCAGTCTGAGTTACGGTCGAGGGAACAGCCAGGAGTTTCTGCGGAAATGGGTGGTGTGGCTGGCGGTGGCATTTGTGGCGCCTATCGGCCTGGTGGTGGTTTTTGACGAGGAACTGCTGGCGTTGGTGGCACGGTCAGATGCCGGCCAGGGCTGGCTGCTGCGCCTGACGACGCCCGGGCTTGCCCTCGAGTTTTTTGTGCTGGTAAGCGCCATCCTGGTGCTGATGAATCTCGAACGCACCTATCGCGCGGCGGTGGGGACGATGCGGTGGCGGATCAAGTTCATGGTGATTGGGCTTGGGATACTGTTTGCGGTGCGCGCCTACACCAGCAGCCAGGCGCTGCTGTTCCGGTCGATTGACCTGTCGCTCCAAGGAGTCAATTCCGCTGCCTTGCTGATGGCCTGCCTGCTGATTATCCGGTCGCTATTTCGAGCGGGGCATTTCGAGGTCAGTGTTTATCCGTCTCAATCAGTGCTTCAGAACTCGTTCACCGTGCTGATTGCCGGCGTGTATCTGATGATTGTGGGGGTGCTGGCCAAGCTGGTTGCGTTTCTGGGAGGCGCTGCGTCGTTCGAGTTGAAAGCGTTTTTGATCCTGGTCCTGGTGGTGTTGCTGACGGTGGCGCTGTTGTCTGACCGAGTCCGGCTACACACGAAACGCTTTATCAGCCGCCATTTCCAAAGGCCGCTATACGATTACCGTACGGTCTGGCGCACGTTTACCGAGGGGACGGCGCGACGGGTTGAGCAGGGGGAATTGTGCGGTGCGGTTGTGAAGCTCGTGTCGGATATTTTTCAGGCATTGTCGGTGTCGGTGTGGCTGGTGGATGAGCGAAAGGAAAAGCTGGTATTTGCGGCCTCGACATCGCTGTCGCAGGCCAAGGCGGGCCACGTGACGTTGGAAGCGGCGGATGCGGCGGATGTCATCGGGGCGCTGAGCAAACAACCCGAGCCGGTGGATATCGATGAGTCGAAGGAGATTTGGGCGGCGGCGCTGCGCCGGGCGCATCCGGAGGAATTCCCGACGAAAGGGGGCAACCGTGTATGCGTGCCGCTGCTTGCTGGGGGCGAGTTGCTGGGTGTGCTGATGTTGGGCGATCGGGTGGGGGGCATTTCGTTTTTGGTGCAGGACCTGGACCTGCTGAAGTCGGTGTCTGACCAGGCGGCGGCGGGTTTGTTGAATATCCAGTTATCGCAAAGGTTGTCGCAGGCAAAGCAGTTGGAGGCGTTTCAGGCGATGTCGGCCTTTTTTGTGCATGACCTGAAGAACACCGCCTCGACGTTGTCGCTGATGTTGCAGAATCTGCCGGTGCATTACCAGGACCCGGCGTTCCGCGAGGACGCGTTGCGCGGGATTTCAAAGACGGTGGCACATATCAATGACGTGATTAGCCGGCTGACGGTGTTGCGTCATGAATTGGGGGTGCAAGCGGTGGAATGCGATTTGAATGAGTTGGTTGAAGAGACACTTAAGACACAGGAACAGGCCGCCGGGGTGCAGTTGGTCAAGGAGTTGAGGCCGCTGCCGAATGTGAGAGTTGATCCCGCGCAAATCCAGAAGGTAATCACGAACCTGGTGCTAAACGCGCGTGAGGCTGTTCCGGCGGGCGGGCGGGTAAAGGTGGAAACGAGCCAACGCAATGGTTGGGTTGTCTTGAGTGTGGCGGATAACGGCTGCGGGATGCCGGCGGAATTTGTTCGCAATTCGTTGTTCCGTCCTTTTCAGACGACCAAGAAGAAGGGGATAGGGATAGGGATGTTTCATTGCAAGATGATTGTGGAGGCGCATCGGGGAAGGATTGAGGTGGAGAGCGAGGTGGGGAAGGGGACGGAGTTTCGGGTGATGCTGCCGGTGGACCATCAAAGCGGAAAGCAGAAAGCGGAAAAAAAGATGGAGGGATGGGGATTTTAG